A section of the Budorcas taxicolor isolate Tak-1 chromosome 17, Takin1.1, whole genome shotgun sequence genome encodes:
- the ALKBH2 gene encoding DNA oxidative demethylase ALKBH2, whose protein sequence is MDRFLVKGAVGGLKRRMEQEQTGGGPAGLAEEEGNKKNLRRAAPGNEVDSAGLSWRRIQAEGLDCDYTVLFSKAEADEIFQELEKEVEYFTGALARVQVFGKWHNVPRKQATYGDTGLTYTFSGLTLSPKPWIPVLERVRNRVSLVTGQTFNFVLVNRYKDGQDHIGEHRDDERELAPGSPIASVSFGACRDFFFRHKDSRGKHPSRRLAVVRLQLAHGSLLMMNHPTNTHWYHSLPVRKKVLAPRVNLTFRKIRPTTK, encoded by the exons ATGGACAGATTCCTGGTGAAGGGGGCTGTCGGGGGCCTTAAGAGAAGGATGGAACAAGAGCAGACTGGAGGAGGCCCAGCAGGGTTGGCAGAAGAGgagggaaacaagaaaaacctcaGAAGAGCAGCCCCGGGGAATGAAGTTGACTCAGCAGGCCTCAGCTGGCGGCGCATTCAAGCCGAGGGCCTGGACTGCGATTACACAGTCCTGTTTAGCAAAGCTGAAGCAGACGAAATTTTCCAAGAGTTGGAGAAAGAAGTGGAATATTTTACAG GTGCGCTGGCCAGGGTCCAGGTGTTCGGGAAGTGGCACAATGTCCCAAGGAAGCAGGCGACATATGGCGACACTGGGCTGACCTACACCTTTTCAGGCCTCACTCTGTCCCCAAAGCCCTGGATCCCCGTTCTGGAGCGTGTCCGGAATCGTGTTTCTCTGGTGACTGGACAGACTTTCAACTTTGTGCTCGTCAACAG GTACAAAGACGGCCAGGACCACATTGGTGAGCACAGGGATGATGAGAGAGAACTGGCTCCCGGGAGCCCCATCGCCTCTGTCTCCTTTGGGGCCTGCAGAGACTTCTTCTTCCGGCATAAGGATTCTCGGGGGAAGCACCCCTCCCGGAGGCTGGCGGTGGTCAGGCTCCAGCTGGCCCATGGCAGCTTACTCATGATGAACCACCCAACCAACACTCACTGGTACCACAGTCTCCCGGTCCGAAAGAAGGTTCTGGCTCCCCGGGTCAACCTGACATTTCGGAAAATCCGGCCTACTACAAAGTGA
- the UNG gene encoding uracil-DNA glycosylase — protein sequence MIGQKTLYSFFSPNPARKRSACSPEPADPGTGVAAVAQSGDVAASPAKKPRAGPEEPGTPPSSPLSPEQLIRIQRNKAAALLRLAARNVPVGFGESWKKHLSGEFGKPYFIKLMGFVAEERKHYPVYPPPHQVFTWTQMCDIRDVKVVILGQDPYHGPNQAHGLCFSVQRPVPPPPSLENIYKELSTDIDGFVHPGHGDLSGWAKQGVLLLNAVLTVRAHQANSHRERGWEQFTDAVVSWLNQNAHGLVFLLWGSYAQKKGSAIDRKRHHVLQTAHPSPLSVYRGFFGCRHFSKTNELLQKSGKEPINWKDL from the exons ATGATCGGCCAGAAGACGCTCTACTCCTTTTTCTCCCCGAACCCCGCCAGGAAGCGAAGTGCCTGCAGCCCCGAGCCGGCCGACCCGGGGACCGGCGTGGCGGCCGTAGCTCAGAGCGGGGATGTGGCG GCCAGCCCCGCCAAGAAGCCCCGGGCCGGGCCGGAGGAGCCCGGCACGCCGCCCTCGTCGCCGCTGAGCCCGGAGCAGTTGATCCGCATCCAGAGGAACAAGGCGGCCGCGCTGCTCAGACTCGCGGCGCGTAACGTGCCAGTGGGTTTTGGTGAGAGTTGGAAGAAACACCTCAGCGGGGAGTTCGGGAAGCCATACTTCATAAAG CTTATGGGATTTgttgcagaagaaagaaaacattaccCTGTTTACCCTCCCCCTCATCAAGTCTTCACGTGGACCCAGATGTGTGACATAAGAGAC GTGAAGGTTGTCATCTTGGGACAGGATCCATATCACGGACCCAATCAAGCTCATGGGCTCTGCTTCAGTGTTCAGAGACCCGTGCCGCCCCCGCCCAG TTTGGAAAACATTTATAAAGAGCTGTCTACAGACATAGATGGTTTTGTTCACCCTGGTCATGGAGATTTATCCGGATGGGCCAAACAAG GTGTCCTGCTGCTCAACGCCGTCCTCACGGTCCGGGCGCACCAGGCCAACTCTCATAGAGAGAGAGGTTGGGAGCAGTTCACGGATGCCGTTGTGTCATGGCTCAACCAGAACGCCCACGGCCTTGTCTTCTTGCTCTGGGGCTCTTATGCTCAGAAGAAGGGCAGTGCCATTGATAGG AAGCGGCACCACGTGCTGCAGACCGCGCACCCCTCACCGCTGTCCGTGTACAGGGGCTTCTTCGGATGCAGGCATTTCTCTAAAACCAACGAGCTGCTTCAGAAGTCTGGCAAAGAGCCCATCAACTGGAAGGACCTGTGA